From Salvia splendens isolate huo1 chromosome 3, SspV2, whole genome shotgun sequence, a single genomic window includes:
- the LOC121796707 gene encoding uncharacterized protein LOC121796707: MSDKANISKITLRSGQDYDELIGRTEEKDGEENKPEELIEEVKKHERDDSGEGTNNAVKRLKPYLYRGEAKRQKEDPTDFMEIFGKLEINLPFLQALKLHPFSRFIKDFIAGKAKPDGKIVIGESVFAVIQKRMLPSKRTDPGMFTLPIIIWNVKIEHAMCDMRASINVLPFSVYKRLTEVSLVDIKVVIQLADRSCISHEGVLENVIVRVHDFLYPTDFHVIRMNEFEDGETSGVLLGMSFLRTAKTIIDVSDSTICLDYHGEKFTFNIDKVMKKPMDTENLHSLVVIYPLVQECLETELLQEQLAAAELNDSIEEEVSGWCDTILTQNMTDEEINDAIMRFFQKSTSTGSTGFAQLSSLEKVSDFDELAAKNIEKNPLPQEAVTLKKELKTLSPGLKYAYLRDEETFLVIINSQLTAKQDAELLNVLRRNQKAMDGFCRIWSRSDQTSACITYALKMARKLTENRKGN; this comes from the exons ATGTCGGACAAGGCTAACATTAGCAAAATCACTCTGAGGTCGGGTCAAGATTATGATGAGCTTATAGGAAGAACAGAGGAGAAAGATGGAGAAGAGAACA AACCAGAGGAGTTGATTGAGGAAGTTAAGAAGCATGAAAGGGATGACTCAGGTGAAGGAACCAACAATGCAGTCAAGCGTCTGAAACCTTACCTATACAGGGGAGAGGCCAAAAGGCAGAAGGAGGATCCGACCGATTTCATGGAGATTTTTGGAAAGCTTGAGATCAACCTGCCATTTCTACAAGCATTGAAGCTACACCCGTTCAGCAGGTTTATCAAGGACTTCATAGCTGGAAAAGCTAAACCCGACGGGAAGATTGTGATCggggaaagtgtgtttgctGTAATCCAGAAGAGGATGCTTCCTTCAAAAAGGACTGATCCTGGGATGTTCACTCTACCCATCATTATTTGGAATgttaaaattgagcatgctatgtgtgatatGAGAGCGTCTATTAATGTGCTGCCTTTCTCAGTTTACAAGAGATTGACTGAAGTCAGCCTAGTGGACATAAAGGTGGTGATCCAACTAGCGGATAGATCATGCATTAGCCATGAAGGAGTACTGGAAAATGTGATTGTGAGGGTGCATGACTTCCTATACCCTACAGATTTTCACGTGATCCGTATGAATGAGTTCGAAGATGGTGAAACTAGTGGAGTATTGTTGGGGATGTCATTCTTGCGAACGGCCAAaactataattgatgtgagtGACAGTACAATTTGCTTGGACTatcatggggagaaattcacTTTCAATATTGACAAAGTAATGAAAAAGCCTATGGATACTGAAAATCTACATTCGTTAGTTGTGATTTACCCATTAGTCCAAGAATGTCTTGAGACTGAACTATTGCAGGAGCAGCTTGCAGCTGCTGAATTGAACGACTCGATTGAGGAAGAGGTCTCCGGATGGTGTGACACAATTTTGACACAGAATATGACCGATGAAGAGATCAACGATGCAATCATGAGATTCTTCCAGAAGTCGACTTCAACTGGATCAACTGGTTTTGCTCAACTGAGTAGTTTGGAAAAGGTGTCCGATTTTGATGAGCTAGCAGCAAAGAATATAGAGAAAAACCCACTGCCCCAAGAGGCGGTCACGCTTAAGAAGGAATTAAAGACATTATCCCCAGGATTAAAGTATGCTTACCTCAGGGATGAGGAGACTTTTCTAGTCATCATTAACAGCCAGTTGACAGCGAAACAAGATGCAGAGTTATTGAATGTACTGAGGAGAAACCAGAAGGCCATGGATGGATTTTGTCGGATTTGGTCGAGATCAGACCAGACCTCTGCATGCATCACATACGCCTTGAAGATGGCGCGAAAGCTCACAGAGAACAGAAAAGGAAACTGA